A single Vulpes lagopus strain Blue_001 chromosome 3, ASM1834538v1, whole genome shotgun sequence DNA region contains:
- the NIPAL4 gene encoding magnesium transporter NIPA4 has translation MERPAGNASCQNGSLISLYCSSQQVLCQIVGDLSPPVPSNVTSHTWKERFRENYSFYIGLGLAFLSSFLIGSSVILKKKGLQRLVASGATRAVDGGYGYLKDAMWWAGFLTMAAGEVANFGAYAFAPATVVTPLGALSVLISAILSSYFLGESLNLLGKLGCVICVAGSTVMVIHAPEEEKVATVVEMAAKMKDTGYIVFAVLLLVLCLILIFVIAPRYGQRNILVYIIICSVIGAFSVSAVKGLGITIKNFFQGMPVVRHPLPYILSLILALSLSTQVNFLNRALDIFNTSLVFPIYYVFFTTVVVTSSIILFKEWYSMSAVDIVGTLSGFVTIILGVFMLHAFKDLDISQTSLPHMHKNPTPSPTPEPTVIRLEDKNVLVDNIELSSTPSPEEKPKVFIIHS, from the exons ATGGAGCGGCCGGCGGGCAACGCCAGCTGCCAGAACG GTTCCCTGATCAGCCTATACTGCTCCTCCCAACAAGTCCTGTGCCAGATCGTCGGTGACCTCAGCCCCCCGGTGCCCAGCAATGTCACCTCTCACACCTGGAAGGAGAGGTTCAGGGAGAACTATAGCTTCTACATTGGCCTGGGCCTGGCCTTCTTGTCCAGCTTCCTCATTGGCAGCAGCGTCATCCTCAAGAAGAAAGGCCTTCAGCGACTGGTGGCCTCCGGGGCCACGCGGGCTG TGGACGGAGGGTATGGCTACCTGAAGGATGCGATGTGGTGGGCTGGATTCCTCACCA TGGCTGCTGGTGAAGTCGCCAACTTTGGGGCCTATGCATTTGCTCCTGCAACAGTCGTCACGCCTTTGGGAGCACTGAGTGTCCTCATAAG TGCCATCCTGTCCTCCTACTTCCTGGGAGAGAGTCTGAATCTGCTGGGGAAGCTGGGCTGTGTGATCTGTGTGGCTGGCAGCACAGTGATGGTGATACACGCCCCTGAGGAAGAGAAGGTCGCCACCGTAGTTGAGATGGCTGCCAAGATGAAAGACACAG GGTACATCGTGTTTGCTGTGCTTCTGCTGGTGCTGTGCCTCATCCTCATCTTTGTCATCGCCCCGCGCTATGGACAAAGGAATATCCTCGTTTACATCATCATCTGCTCTGTGATCGGGGCCTTCTCCGTGTCCGCTGTCAAGGGTCTGGGCATCACCATAAAGAACTTCTTCCAGGGGATGCCAGTTGTGCGGCACCCTCTCCCCTACATTCTGTCCCTCATCCTGGCACTTTCTCTCAGCACTCAGGTCAACTTCCTCAACAGGGCGCTAGACATTTTTAATACCTCCTTGGTGTTCCCCATCTACTATGTCTTCTTCACCACGGTGGTGGTTACCTCCTCCATCATCCTCTTCAAGGAATGGTACAGCATGTCTGCAGTGGACATTGTGGGCACCCTCTCTGGCTTTGTCACCATCATTCTGGGTGTGTTCATGCTTCATGCTTTTAAAGACCTGGACATCAGCCAGACCAGCTTGCCCCACATGCACAAAAACCcaaccccatctcccacccctgAGCCCACCGTCATTCGACTAGAAGACAAGAATGTCCTTGTGGATAATATAGAACTTTCCAGCACCCCATCACCAGAAGAGAAGCCCAAAGTATTTATAATCCATTCTTAA